A genomic window from Luteolibacter sp. LG18 includes:
- a CDS encoding acyltransferase family protein — protein sequence MSFVPFPAPAARISWLDTVRVLACFLVVVCHSTDAFVQTPDGSIDGTAALFVSGVRACVPLFVMISGALLLPMRGSAEEFFKRRFSRVIVPFLIWGVVLALLPLPKGESEWAPVNAFEARVHDLPHSAPGKILYNIGMLPINFTNSNIHFWFLYIILGLYLFVPVISPWVRQASIKGLCAFLGVWVVTLCLPYLQHVPGHEWFPALHGECDWNSRGMTYYFGGYLGYLVLGHLLTRLPALSPGKAVPLAVGMFALGWTITHQGFLWTVLHQTKSKDLEFFIEFLSPNVALMTAGLFILCRAFPLSGAAGAAMTKLASMSFGIFLIHYWMLLWMRDWALVKVLPQLGAGPAILLVATTTFAASWVVAKLVSRLPGKRWLLG from the coding sequence ATGAGTTTCGTTCCATTTCCCGCTCCCGCCGCCCGTATTTCCTGGCTCGATACCGTCCGCGTCCTCGCGTGTTTCCTGGTGGTCGTCTGCCATTCCACGGATGCCTTTGTCCAGACGCCGGACGGCAGCATCGATGGGACGGCGGCGTTGTTCGTGAGCGGGGTGCGGGCCTGCGTGCCGTTGTTCGTGATGATCTCCGGGGCGTTGTTGCTGCCGATGCGCGGCTCGGCGGAGGAGTTCTTCAAGCGGCGCTTTTCCCGCGTGATCGTGCCGTTCCTGATCTGGGGCGTGGTGCTCGCGTTGCTGCCGCTGCCGAAGGGGGAGTCGGAATGGGCACCGGTGAATGCGTTCGAGGCGCGGGTGCACGACCTGCCCCACAGCGCGCCGGGGAAGATCCTCTACAACATCGGGATGCTTCCGATCAATTTCACGAACAGCAACATCCACTTCTGGTTCCTCTACATCATTCTGGGGCTTTACCTGTTCGTGCCGGTGATTTCGCCATGGGTGCGGCAGGCTTCGATCAAGGGGCTGTGCGCGTTTCTCGGCGTGTGGGTGGTGACGCTGTGCCTCCCGTATCTCCAGCATGTGCCGGGTCACGAGTGGTTCCCGGCGCTGCACGGCGAGTGCGACTGGAATTCGCGCGGGATGACCTACTACTTCGGCGGCTATCTCGGTTACCTGGTCCTAGGGCATTTGTTGACGCGCCTGCCCGCGCTGTCGCCGGGGAAGGCGGTGCCGCTGGCGGTCGGAATGTTCGCGCTGGGATGGACCATCACCCACCAGGGTTTCCTGTGGACGGTGCTGCACCAGACGAAGAGCAAGGACCTGGAGTTCTTCATCGAGTTCCTGTCCCCGAACGTGGCCCTGATGACCGCCGGGCTGTTCATCCTGTGCCGGGCGTTTCCGCTGTCCGGGGCGGCAGGCGCGGCGATGACAAAGCTCGCGTCGATGAGCTTCGGGATTTTCCTGATCCACTACTGGATGCTGCTTTGGATGCGGGATTGGGCGCTGGTGAAGGTGCTGCCGCAGCTCGGCGCGGGCCCGGCGATCCTGCTGGTGGCGACGACGACCTTCGCGGCCTCGTGGGTGGTGGCGAAGCTGGTGTCGCGGTTGCCTGGGAAACGGTGGCTGCTGGGGTGA
- a CDS encoding hemolysin III family protein has product MSARTRSDLCDSPREELASSITHGIGAALSIAALVGMLLAAKGEPYKIVSASVFGSTLVLLYLSSTLYHAFSGPRLKALFQLFDHACIYLLIAGSYTPLTLVSLRGPWGWSLLGIVWFLALAGVIIKSVFVGKKDHWISTALYIAMGWLAVVALGPMMKALSPGGLAWLVAGGLCYTLGTIFFAWKRLPYNHAIWHLFVLAGSACHVAAVLLHILR; this is encoded by the coding sequence ATGAGTGCCCGGACCCGCTCCGATCTGTGCGATTCCCCCCGCGAGGAACTCGCCAGCAGCATCACCCACGGCATTGGGGCCGCCCTCAGCATTGCCGCCTTGGTGGGCATGCTGCTCGCTGCGAAGGGCGAGCCTTACAAGATCGTCTCCGCCTCGGTCTTCGGCAGCACCCTGGTCCTTCTCTACCTCTCCTCCACCCTCTACCACGCCTTCAGCGGTCCTCGATTGAAGGCGCTGTTCCAGCTCTTCGACCACGCCTGCATCTACCTCCTGATCGCGGGCTCCTACACCCCGCTCACCCTCGTATCGCTCCGCGGCCCCTGGGGCTGGTCGCTGCTCGGCATCGTCTGGTTTCTTGCCCTCGCCGGGGTGATCATCAAGAGCGTCTTCGTCGGCAAGAAGGACCACTGGATCTCCACCGCCCTCTATATCGCCATGGGCTGGCTGGCGGTCGTCGCCCTCGGCCCGATGATGAAGGCCCTTTCGCCCGGCGGCCTCGCCTGGCTGGTCGCCGGCGGCCTCTGCTACACCCTCGGCACGATCTTCTTCGCTTGGAAACGGTTGCCCTACAACCACGCCATCTGGCACCTCTTCGTCCTCGCCGGTAGCGCCTGCCACGTCGCCGCCGTCCTGCTGCACATCCTCCGCTGA
- the uvrA gene encoding excinuclease ABC subunit UvrA → MEAIRIRGARQHNLRDVDVDIPRGKLVVITGPSGSGKSSLAFHTLYAEGQRRYVESLSAYARQFLDQLEKPDVDSIEGLSPAIAIEQRSGGLSPRSTVATATEIYDYLRVLWAAVGVPHDPATGERLERMTSADIVTALSALPEGSRVVLLAPVPIEEASEPERLLGDLKRQGFVRVRVDGSLLEIEEAAAEWPEKPVAVEVVVDRFVVRPGGEARLADSVETALKICGSEARASIQQGDLWKDLSFQTSYRNPTTGLIVEELSPRHFSFNSHLGACAGCEGLGTESFCDPALLVGDPAKPWTGGGIRGWWKDGSPRHTQFKREAEAMGRMFSVEPETPVNALPVELARLLFEGGELDTGWKVGREKKSQKKAFEGLCKEAERKIGLAKSEAARRRLLRVMAHRPCRVCQGKRLKLQWQAVRIEGGGGRWLGIQDFCGLPVDDALGWIDGIVIDAAKLEICKRLADDVRKRLSFLEEVGLGYLGLDRASGTLSGGEAQRIRLATQLGAGLSGVLYVLDEPSIGLHAADTQRLIGALKRLRDLENTVVVVEHDEEIIRAADRVIDMGPGAGVEGGLITGEGDPDTLASPTGQWLRGEIPPYPNVPAVGLPLASLTIRGACEHNLKGIDVSLPLGKLVCITGPSGSGKSTLADDILRRVLARHFNGAGDVPGKHDGIDGLEEIGKFVVADQSPIGRSPRSNPATFTGAFDHIRELYGKLPLSKQRGYGPGRFSFNTAGGRCERCEGAGRLKIEMNFLPDAWVPCQACGGRRFNRETLEVTFKGKSIADALDLPVAEARTFFGAVPKLRVLLEILVDLGLGYVRLGQAANTLSGGEAQRLKLAVELAKPQAPHTLYLFDEPTTGLHFGDVERLLAAFFRLRDAGHSVVVVEHHLDVISAADWVVDLGPGGGVHGGHLVGEGTPAQLAKKTGSPTGVALERHFARLRTNKS, encoded by the coding sequence GTGGAAGCGATCCGGATCCGAGGGGCGAGGCAGCACAACCTGCGGGATGTCGATGTGGACATCCCGCGCGGGAAACTCGTCGTGATCACGGGACCGAGCGGTTCCGGGAAGTCGTCGCTGGCTTTCCACACGCTGTATGCCGAGGGGCAGCGGCGGTATGTGGAGTCGCTTTCGGCCTACGCGCGGCAGTTCCTGGACCAATTGGAGAAGCCGGACGTGGACTCGATCGAGGGGCTGAGCCCGGCGATCGCGATCGAGCAGCGGAGCGGTGGCCTGAGCCCGCGTTCCACGGTGGCGACGGCGACGGAGATTTACGATTACCTGCGCGTGCTGTGGGCTGCGGTGGGGGTGCCGCACGATCCGGCCACGGGCGAGCGGCTGGAGCGGATGACGTCCGCGGACATCGTGACGGCGCTTTCGGCCCTGCCGGAGGGCAGCCGGGTGGTGCTGCTGGCCCCGGTGCCGATCGAGGAGGCGAGCGAGCCGGAGCGGTTGCTGGGGGACCTGAAACGGCAGGGTTTCGTGCGGGTGCGGGTGGATGGCTCGCTTTTGGAAATCGAGGAAGCGGCGGCGGAGTGGCCGGAGAAGCCGGTCGCGGTGGAGGTGGTGGTGGACCGTTTCGTGGTGCGTCCCGGCGGTGAGGCTCGGTTGGCGGATTCCGTGGAGACGGCGCTTAAGATTTGCGGCAGCGAGGCGCGGGCCTCGATCCAGCAGGGGGATCTGTGGAAGGACCTTTCGTTCCAAACCAGCTACCGGAATCCGACGACCGGGCTGATCGTGGAGGAGCTTTCGCCGCGGCACTTTTCGTTCAACTCGCATCTCGGGGCCTGCGCGGGCTGCGAGGGGCTGGGCACGGAATCGTTCTGTGATCCGGCGCTGCTGGTGGGCGATCCGGCGAAGCCGTGGACGGGCGGGGGCATCCGTGGCTGGTGGAAAGACGGTTCGCCACGGCACACGCAGTTCAAGCGTGAGGCGGAGGCGATGGGGCGGATGTTTTCGGTGGAGCCGGAGACTCCGGTGAACGCCCTGCCGGTGGAGCTGGCGCGGCTGTTGTTCGAAGGCGGCGAGCTGGACACCGGCTGGAAGGTGGGGCGGGAAAAGAAGAGCCAGAAGAAGGCGTTCGAAGGCCTGTGCAAGGAGGCCGAGCGGAAGATCGGGCTGGCGAAGTCCGAGGCCGCGCGGCGCCGGCTGTTGCGGGTGATGGCGCATCGGCCGTGCCGGGTGTGCCAAGGGAAACGTCTCAAGCTGCAATGGCAGGCGGTGCGGATCGAGGGCGGTGGCGGCCGCTGGCTGGGCATCCAGGATTTCTGCGGGCTGCCGGTGGACGACGCATTGGGGTGGATCGACGGGATCGTGATCGACGCGGCGAAGCTGGAGATTTGCAAGCGGCTGGCGGACGACGTGCGGAAGCGGCTGTCGTTCCTGGAGGAGGTGGGCCTCGGCTATCTCGGGCTGGACCGGGCGAGCGGCACGCTTTCCGGCGGCGAGGCGCAGCGCATCCGGTTGGCGACGCAGCTCGGGGCTGGGCTGTCCGGCGTGCTCTATGTGCTGGATGAGCCGAGCATCGGGCTGCACGCGGCGGACACGCAGCGGCTGATCGGGGCATTGAAACGTCTCCGCGATCTCGAAAATACGGTGGTCGTCGTAGAACACGACGAGGAGATCATCCGCGCGGCGGACCGCGTGATCGACATGGGGCCGGGTGCGGGCGTGGAGGGCGGTCTCATCACCGGTGAGGGGGATCCGGACACGCTGGCCTCTCCCACCGGGCAGTGGTTGCGCGGCGAGATCCCGCCGTATCCGAATGTGCCCGCCGTGGGGCTGCCCCTGGCCTCGCTGACCATCCGTGGCGCGTGCGAGCACAACTTGAAGGGGATCGATGTTTCGCTGCCCCTGGGCAAACTGGTGTGCATCACCGGGCCGAGCGGCAGCGGCAAGTCGACGCTGGCGGACGACATCCTGCGGCGGGTGCTGGCCCGCCATTTCAACGGGGCGGGGGATGTGCCGGGGAAACACGATGGCATCGACGGGCTGGAGGAGATCGGGAAGTTCGTGGTGGCGGACCAATCGCCGATCGGCCGCAGCCCGCGCTCGAATCCGGCGACCTTCACCGGGGCCTTCGACCACATCCGCGAGCTTTATGGGAAACTGCCGCTTTCCAAGCAGCGCGGTTACGGTCCGGGGCGGTTCAGCTTCAACACCGCGGGCGGTCGCTGCGAACGCTGCGAGGGCGCGGGGCGGCTGAAGATCGAGATGAATTTCCTGCCGGACGCGTGGGTGCCGTGCCAGGCGTGCGGCGGGAGGCGGTTCAACCGCGAGACGCTGGAAGTGACGTTCAAGGGCAAGTCGATCGCCGATGCGCTGGATTTGCCAGTGGCGGAGGCGCGGACGTTTTTCGGGGCGGTACCGAAGTTGCGGGTCCTGTTGGAGATCCTGGTCGATCTCGGGCTGGGCTACGTGAGGCTCGGGCAGGCCGCGAACACGCTTTCGGGCGGGGAGGCGCAGCGGCTGAAACTGGCCGTGGAGCTGGCGAAACCGCAGGCTCCGCACACGCTGTATTTGTTCGATGAACCCACCACCGGCCTGCATTTCGGCGACGTCGAGCGGCTGCTGGCGGCGTTTTTCCGGCTGCGGGATGCCGGGCACAGCGTGGTGGTGGTGGAGCACCATCTGGATGTGATTTCGGCGGCGGATTGGGTGGTGGACCTGGGGCCGGGAGGCGGGGTCCACGGTGGCCATCTGGTGGGGGAGGGAACCCCGGCGCAGTTGGCGAAAAAGACCGGTTCTCCCACCGGGGTAGCGCTGGAGCGGCATTTCGCGCGGCTTCGGACAAACAAATCCTGA
- a CDS encoding transposase has product MFLDPENPIERSLRNLPHWQQTDAITFVTFRLADAIPARSMRMWAEDRRRWLLARGVSGEGGLSETLLGLVEEERRRYFREFGRRFHELLDAGSGACVLRDPDCSSIVANALEHFDGERYDLTDYVVMPNHVHVLVAPREGHSLTEVLHSWKRFTAREINRLIGRDGQLWQHESFDHLVRDAGSLEGFVRYVRDNPAKAKLREGEYRLR; this is encoded by the coding sequence ATGTTTCTCGATCCCGAGAATCCAATCGAACGAAGTCTCCGGAACCTTCCGCACTGGCAGCAGACAGACGCGATCACGTTCGTGACGTTCCGGCTCGCCGATGCGATACCAGCACGGTCGATGCGGATGTGGGCGGAGGACCGGAGGCGATGGTTGTTGGCGAGAGGGGTATCGGGAGAAGGCGGGCTTTCGGAGACACTGCTCGGATTGGTGGAAGAGGAGCGAAGACGCTATTTCCGCGAGTTCGGCCGGCGCTTCCATGAGCTGCTTGATGCAGGCAGCGGTGCTTGTGTGCTTCGGGATCCCGATTGTTCCTCAATCGTGGCGAATGCCTTGGAACACTTCGATGGCGAGCGGTATGATCTGACCGACTACGTGGTGATGCCCAATCACGTGCACGTGTTGGTGGCTCCGCGGGAGGGGCATTCGCTCACGGAGGTACTGCATTCGTGGAAGAGGTTCACGGCGCGGGAGATCAACCGGCTGATCGGGCGGGATGGTCAGCTATGGCAGCATGAATCCTTCGATCATCTGGTGCGCGATGCAGGATCGTTGGAGGGGTTTGTGCGATATGTGAGGGACAATCCGGCGAAGGCGAAGCTGAGGGAGGGAGAGTATCGGTTGAGGTGA
- a CDS encoding sigma-70 family RNA polymerase sigma factor, whose protein sequence is MEEASPPVTAATDLSPSATAWRSWLQEHGPRLLLFARQQTRSNEDAQDILQDALVKLVDKLNSGEFVGGEEAWMPYLYTAIRRLAIDLSRRDDRRKRREDTVGVEIESDQKDAYHPWFESEASDDETRALLEAGLKELPPKFAEVIVMKIWGERTFAEIGEALDISQNTAASRYRYGLEALKRKLGGARRKGDLSI, encoded by the coding sequence ATGGAAGAAGCTTCCCCACCGGTGACCGCTGCAACCGATCTCTCACCCTCCGCGACCGCCTGGCGTTCGTGGTTGCAGGAGCATGGACCGCGTTTGTTGCTTTTTGCACGCCAGCAGACGCGGTCGAACGAGGATGCCCAGGACATCCTGCAGGATGCGCTGGTGAAGCTGGTGGACAAGCTCAACAGCGGCGAATTCGTGGGCGGCGAAGAGGCCTGGATGCCTTATCTCTATACCGCGATCCGTCGGCTGGCGATCGACCTGAGCCGCCGCGACGATCGCCGCAAGCGCCGCGAGGACACGGTGGGCGTGGAAATTGAAAGCGACCAGAAGGACGCCTACCACCCGTGGTTCGAGAGCGAGGCTTCGGACGATGAGACCCGCGCCTTGCTTGAAGCAGGCTTGAAAGAACTGCCTCCGAAATTCGCCGAAGTGATCGTGATGAAGATCTGGGGCGAGCGCACCTTTGCGGAAATAGGTGAGGCTCTGGACATTTCCCAAAACACAGCGGCCTCCCGGTATCGCTATGGACTTGAAGCCCTTAAACGAAAACTGGGCGGTGCCCGCCGCAAAGGCGACCTTTCCATCTGA
- a CDS encoding c-type cytochrome domain-containing protein, whose protein sequence is MAESSSSPRKPVAFTLAGLITIAGMVAMPLLAGQPDGDKVPDLVRFVGRFHPLVLHLPIGMVTLAILLEITRFFSKDKDKSRGGAGALVLGFAAASSVVAVILGFLLYQGGGWDESKLAEQHMWRGIFFAGAMVVTFLVKMWSDAAGGSGAWLSKAGLFGSSVVMGLASHDGGSLTHGENYLTEEAPAPIRKVLGLPAKDGKGKSEGDAPGAPAASPEQLVVYTDLVAPILEKRCTNCHNADKSKGKLRLDTYELIVKGGKNGSSIEPGNLEKSHLVARILLPKDDEEHMPPEEKPQVEEHELAVLKWWVASGADPKKTVAELNPPADVKAALAKLGGGSSKSGAVAKNDGGVPAAGKPAAPKAAPADPALKNQVAGFAKDFPGALTFESQQSPLLTFTAVSLREHLDDNAFQKLAPVVKHLVTADLSATKVTDKSVALLSGAENLRMVRLSETGVTDASIDALVKLPKLESVNLYGTAVTDGGVQKLASLPNLKHLYLWQTKVTPQAIDELKKKLPNCEIVTGA, encoded by the coding sequence ATGGCTGAATCGTCTTCCTCTCCACGTAAACCGGTCGCCTTCACGCTGGCCGGTCTGATCACCATTGCAGGCATGGTCGCCATGCCCCTCTTGGCCGGACAACCGGATGGAGACAAGGTGCCGGACCTCGTCCGCTTTGTTGGCCGTTTCCACCCGCTGGTGCTGCACCTGCCGATCGGCATGGTGACGCTGGCGATCCTTTTGGAAATCACCCGCTTCTTTTCGAAGGACAAGGACAAGTCCCGCGGTGGCGCTGGGGCATTGGTGCTGGGCTTTGCCGCGGCCTCCTCGGTGGTGGCGGTGATCCTGGGCTTCCTGCTTTACCAAGGCGGCGGCTGGGATGAATCGAAGCTCGCCGAGCAGCACATGTGGCGCGGGATTTTCTTCGCCGGGGCAATGGTCGTGACCTTCCTGGTCAAGATGTGGTCGGACGCCGCGGGCGGTTCCGGGGCCTGGCTTTCGAAGGCGGGCCTGTTCGGTTCCTCGGTGGTGATGGGCCTGGCCAGCCATGACGGCGGCTCGCTCACCCACGGCGAAAACTATCTCACGGAGGAGGCTCCCGCGCCGATCCGCAAGGTGCTCGGCCTTCCCGCGAAGGACGGCAAGGGCAAGTCCGAGGGCGATGCTCCGGGGGCTCCGGCGGCATCGCCCGAGCAACTGGTCGTTTACACGGACCTCGTCGCTCCGATCCTGGAGAAGCGCTGCACGAACTGCCACAATGCCGACAAGTCGAAGGGCAAGCTGCGCCTCGACACCTACGAGTTGATCGTGAAGGGCGGCAAGAACGGCTCGTCGATCGAGCCCGGCAATCTTGAGAAGAGCCACCTGGTGGCGCGAATCCTCCTGCCGAAGGACGATGAAGAGCACATGCCGCCGGAGGAAAAGCCCCAGGTGGAAGAGCATGAGCTCGCCGTTCTGAAGTGGTGGGTGGCGTCCGGTGCCGATCCGAAGAAGACGGTGGCGGAACTGAATCCCCCGGCCGATGTGAAGGCCGCGCTGGCCAAGCTGGGCGGCGGTTCGTCCAAGTCCGGAGCCGTGGCGAAGAACGACGGCGGTGTTCCGGCTGCCGGGAAGCCTGCTGCCCCGAAGGCGGCTCCGGCCGATCCGGCGTTGAAGAACCAGGTGGCCGGGTTCGCGAAGGATTTCCCGGGTGCCTTGACGTTCGAATCCCAGCAGTCACCGCTGCTCACGTTTACGGCGGTGTCGCTGCGCGAGCACCTCGATGACAACGCGTTCCAGAAGCTGGCTCCGGTGGTGAAGCACCTGGTGACGGCCGACCTTTCCGCCACCAAGGTGACGGACAAGAGCGTGGCGCTGCTGTCCGGCGCGGAGAACCTGAGGATGGTGCGCCTGTCCGAAACCGGCGTGACCGATGCCTCGATCGACGCACTGGTGAAGCTGCCGAAGCTGGAATCCGTGAACCTCTACGGCACCGCGGTGACGGATGGCGGCGTGCAGAAGCTCGCCAGCCTGCCGAACCTGAAGCATCTCTACCTGTGGCAGACGAAGGTCACGCCGCAGGCGATCGATGAGCTGAAGAAGAAGCTGCCGAATTGCGAGATCGTGACGGGGGCGTGA
- the mutM gene encoding bifunctional DNA-formamidopyrimidine glycosylase/DNA-(apurinic or apyrimidinic site) lyase: MPELPEVETTRRGIEPHLVGTTLREIIIRRRDLREPIPESISQAEGRRALAIRRRSKYLIVDLDDGSSLLIHLGMSGSLRVIPPSEPWKTHDHVGLTLSSGLQVRFHDPRRFGIFLHLPSGDPLSHPLLGNLGPEPLEDGFTVDILAKACARRSIPIKLAIMDAKTVVGVGNIYASEALFRSKIRPDTPASTVSKLRLKRLTQAIRDVLSDSIAEGGTTLRDFLKSDGEPGYFRQKLFVYDRKDELCRLCGTPVRHAVMGQRSTYWCPKCQK; encoded by the coding sequence GTGCCGGAACTTCCCGAAGTCGAAACCACCCGCCGGGGCATCGAACCCCACCTCGTCGGAACCACGCTCCGCGAGATCATCATCCGCCGCCGCGATCTCCGGGAGCCGATCCCCGAGTCCATTTCCCAAGCCGAAGGCCGCCGGGCTCTCGCCATCCGCCGCCGCTCGAAATACCTCATCGTCGACCTCGACGACGGCTCCTCGCTACTGATCCACCTCGGCATGTCCGGCAGCCTGCGGGTGATCCCGCCGTCCGAGCCGTGGAAGACCCACGACCACGTCGGCCTCACCCTCTCCTCCGGCCTCCAGGTCCGGTTCCACGATCCCCGCCGCTTCGGCATCTTCCTCCATCTCCCGTCCGGCGATCCTCTCTCTCACCCGCTGCTTGGCAACCTCGGCCCCGAGCCCCTCGAAGACGGCTTTACTGTCGACATCCTCGCCAAGGCCTGTGCCCGCCGCTCAATCCCGATCAAGCTCGCCATCATGGACGCGAAGACCGTGGTCGGCGTCGGCAACATCTACGCCTCCGAAGCCCTTTTCCGCTCCAAAATCCGCCCCGACACCCCGGCGAGCACCGTTTCAAAACTTCGATTGAAACGACTCACCCAAGCCATCCGGGACGTCCTGAGCGATTCGATTGCCGAGGGCGGCACCACCCTGCGCGATTTCCTGAAATCCGATGGCGAGCCCGGCTATTTCCGCCAGAAGCTCTTCGTCTACGATCGCAAGGACGAGCTCTGCCGCCTCTGCGGCACTCCGGTTCGCCACGCTGTCATGGGACAGCGCTCCACCTACTGGTGTCCGAAGTGCCAGAAATAA
- a CDS encoding PDZ domain-containing protein, translating into MKTAKHAILSASLVALVTPAFAIEGPPEEVPSIQAPAEASQPAAEDPAPVVPLRGGRVERRPEVRQAVANGAYLGLGSGAVPEILSAHIGLKPGEGVIVRSLDPTGPAAKAGFAINDVILKIDGKAIASHAELSGAVSAKHPGDELAVDFIHAGKQDSRKVILGTRPENEIGMMPQREEPSYERFLQGMPPEQAKRFRESFERGLGGRAGIHDLSGDMGMDTQVPEIDQVVREMQNRMQRMLEGNPGADAVAPKEFNLNSESTVRLMDDKGSVEIKNKNGAKEVKVFDKSGSVVWSGPWETEKDRGKAPDDVRQRVDALKLDMNFKGGGLRLQFGSRAPDPLIDQ; encoded by the coding sequence ATGAAAACCGCGAAACACGCCATTCTTTCCGCCAGCCTTGTGGCGCTGGTGACTCCGGCATTTGCGATCGAAGGTCCGCCGGAAGAAGTGCCGTCCATCCAGGCGCCTGCCGAGGCCTCCCAACCCGCCGCCGAAGATCCGGCGCCCGTGGTCCCTCTCCGCGGCGGTCGCGTCGAGCGCCGTCCGGAGGTCCGCCAGGCCGTGGCCAACGGGGCCTACCTCGGCCTCGGCAGTGGTGCCGTTCCCGAAATCCTTTCCGCCCACATCGGGCTCAAACCCGGCGAGGGCGTGATCGTCCGTTCGCTCGATCCCACCGGTCCGGCGGCGAAGGCCGGCTTCGCCATCAACGACGTGATCCTCAAGATCGATGGCAAGGCGATCGCGAGCCACGCGGAACTTTCCGGTGCCGTCTCGGCAAAGCATCCCGGCGACGAGCTGGCGGTCGATTTCATCCACGCGGGCAAGCAGGATTCCCGGAAGGTGATCCTCGGCACCCGCCCGGAAAACGAGATCGGCATGATGCCGCAACGCGAGGAGCCGTCCTACGAACGCTTTTTGCAGGGCATGCCACCGGAGCAGGCGAAGCGGTTCCGTGAGTCCTTCGAACGCGGTCTCGGCGGTCGTGCGGGAATCCATGACTTGTCCGGTGACATGGGCATGGACACGCAGGTGCCCGAGATCGATCAGGTGGTCCGCGAGATGCAGAACCGCATGCAGAGGATGCTCGAAGGCAATCCGGGAGCAGATGCCGTCGCGCCGAAGGAGTTCAACTTGAACAGCGAGAGCACCGTCCGCCTGATGGACGACAAGGGTTCCGTGGAGATCAAGAACAAGAACGGCGCCAAGGAAGTGAAGGTCTTCGACAAGAGTGGATCGGTCGTGTGGTCCGGTCCGTGGGAAACGGAGAAGGACCGCGGCAAGGCTCCGGATGACGTCCGCCAGCGGGTGGACGCGCTGAAGCTCGACATGAATTTCAAAGGCGGCGGGCTCCGGCTCCAGTTCGGCTCCCGCGCTCCCGATCCGCTGATCGACCAGTAA
- a CDS encoding ABC transporter ATP-binding protein: MSDAPMIETRNLHRSYSLGKKLVEVLHGIDLKIARGEKVFLCGPSGAGKSTLLYTLAGLERPEQGSVHIDGQDLYGLSGREQARFRNSRIGYVFQNYHLLPELTALENVLVPGLLGKKDRTEAAMAALERVGLANRADHLPAELSGGEQQRVAIARAIVNEPKVLFADEPTGNLDSVNSKQIMDILLNLATEHGVTLVVVTHDETIAANGDRKLVIRDGKIW; this comes from the coding sequence GTGTCCGACGCGCCGATGATCGAAACCAGGAACTTGCACCGCAGCTACAGCCTCGGAAAGAAGCTGGTGGAGGTGCTTCACGGCATTGATCTGAAGATCGCCCGTGGTGAGAAGGTGTTCCTTTGCGGTCCGAGCGGAGCGGGGAAGTCGACGCTGCTTTACACCCTCGCCGGGCTGGAACGGCCGGAGCAGGGCTCGGTGCACATCGATGGCCAGGACCTCTACGGTCTCAGCGGCCGTGAGCAGGCGCGTTTCCGGAACAGCCGCATCGGCTATGTGTTCCAGAACTACCACTTGCTGCCGGAACTGACGGCCTTGGAGAACGTGCTGGTGCCGGGCCTGCTCGGGAAGAAGGACCGCACCGAGGCGGCGATGGCCGCGTTGGAGCGGGTGGGATTGGCGAACCGTGCCGACCACTTGCCAGCGGAGCTTTCGGGCGGCGAACAGCAGCGCGTGGCGATCGCGCGGGCGATCGTGAACGAACCGAAGGTGTTGTTCGCGGACGAGCCGACCGGCAACCTGGATTCGGTGAACAGCAAGCAGATCATGGACATCCTGCTCAACCTCGCCACCGAGCATGGGGTGACGCTGGTGGTGGTGACCCACGACGAAACCATCGCCGCGAACGGCGACCGCAAGCTGGTGATCCGCGACGGGAAGATTTGGTGA
- a CDS encoding phosphoribosylanthranilate isomerase has product MLLERFLDPGSPSLKICGVTLAEDGQRLVDLGVEALGVNFWPKSKRYHNPKAATWLKDLKGKILRVGVFVNPDINDAIELVRAGIIDAVQLHGDESPLQASFLEDWAIPFFKAFGVNTAADLTRAGDYHATGILLDAPAPGVYGGTGETFDWSVAASFVQNHSDLPVILAGGIVPDNAATALTKVRPAALDVASGAEISPGIKDFDKVEALLKAVRS; this is encoded by the coding sequence GTGCTTCTCGAACGCTTCCTCGACCCCGGCTCCCCCTCCCTGAAAATCTGCGGCGTGACCCTCGCCGAGGACGGACAGCGGCTGGTCGATCTCGGTGTGGAGGCCCTCGGCGTCAATTTCTGGCCGAAATCGAAGCGCTACCACAATCCCAAGGCCGCCACCTGGCTCAAGGACCTGAAGGGCAAGATCCTGCGCGTCGGCGTGTTCGTGAACCCGGACATCAACGACGCCATCGAACTGGTCCGCGCCGGCATCATCGATGCCGTCCAGCTCCACGGCGATGAATCGCCGCTCCAGGCCAGCTTCCTCGAGGACTGGGCCATCCCTTTCTTCAAGGCCTTCGGCGTCAACACCGCCGCCGACCTCACCCGCGCCGGCGACTACCACGCCACCGGCATCCTCCTCGATGCCCCCGCACCGGGCGTGTACGGCGGCACCGGTGAAACCTTCGATTGGTCCGTCGCCGCCTCCTTCGTCCAGAACCACTCCGACCTCCCGGTGATCCTCGCCGGCGGCATCGTCCCGGACAACGCCGCCACCGCCCTCACCAAGGTCCGCCCCGCCGCCCTCGACGTCGCCTCCGGTGCGGAAATCTCCCCCGGCATCAAGGACTTTGACAAGGTCGAAGCCCTCCTCAAGGCCGTCCGGAGTTGA